From the genome of Antennarius striatus isolate MH-2024 chromosome 19, ASM4005453v1, whole genome shotgun sequence, one region includes:
- the LOC137613171 gene encoding E3 ubiquitin-protein ligase TRIM50-like isoform X1 produces the protein MERRQSLEEQLRCPICLDIFSEPLMLQCGHSYCKCCVRSMTMDLLGQMQCPVCRCAVDGDSPPPNVSLARIIDALQDVSISGGAQPESCPQHHNPLSLYCEDERTVICGLCGSIGAHRGHKITPVSSVYSHMKEDISCLMTEFQHQKRKLEDQICKMANNKSRITVGGAIIDHHHHQACGNHDDLVLWSVSHQNESDVLKWVVRKEFGELRRCLEVEEAGFMQQVETSAAALITSLQNQTEQLNQKLNRLQEAHNTLQDLSNEGHLGFIMKYGSIAPRFREIQDVQQRQETNFSSLMFKPGFKHNDIKLTVWKRLHRKVLPAPEPLKLDPQTAHPMLVLRHEDTAVACEAPLRRLPDNPERFSYSYCVLANRGFSSGKHYWEVEVGDKPKWRLGLIKGTTNRKSKLVKTPESGVWLIGLKDGVYEAFASPRVVLPLLTRPRRVGLFLDYEGRGLTFYNIDSPDELGFIYSFRLEVQGKVYPLLDVCWHDRGDNKEPLVLPQPHREHLMPFKP, from the exons atgGAGCGTCGTCAGAGCCTGGAGGAGCAGCTCAGGTGTCCCATCTGTCTGGACATCTTCAGCGAGCCGCTGATGTTACAGTGTGGACATTCCTACTGCAA GTGTTGCGTCCGCTCCATGACGATGGACCTGCTCGGCCAGATGCAGTGCCCCGTGTGTCGCTGTGCCGTGGACGGAGACAGCCCTCCTCCCAACGTCAGTTTGGCTCGAATCATTGATGCTCTGCAG GATGTGAGTATTTCAGGGGGCGCTCAGCCGGAATCGTGTCCTCAGCACCACAACCCACTCAGCCTCTACTGCGAGGACGAACGGACGGTGATCTGCGGCCTCTGTGGAAGCATCGGCGCTCACCGTGGGCACAAAATCACACCTGTGAGCTCCGTCTACAGCCATATGAAG gAGGACATTTCCTGTCTGATGACCGAGTTCCAGCATCAGAAGCGGAAGCTGGAGGATCAGATTTGTAAGATGGCGAACAACAAGTCCAGGATCACTGTGGGTGGCGCCATCAtcgaccatcatcatcatcaggcgTGTGGAAACCATGACGACCTGGTTCTGTGGTCTGTGTCCCACCAGAACGAGTCTGACGTGCTGAAGTGGGTGGTGAGGAAGGAGTTCGGCGAGCTGCGCCGCTgtttggaggtggaggaggcggggTTCATGCAGCAGGTGGAGACGTCCGCCGCGGCGCTCATCACGTCGCTGCAGAACCAGACGGAGCAGCTAAACCAGAAGCTGAACCGGCTACAGGAGGCCCACAACACCCTGCAGGACCTGAGCAACGAGGGGCACCTGGGCTTCATCATG AAGTATGGATCCATCGCGCCAAG gtTCAGGGAAATTCAGGATGTCCAGCAGAGGCAGGAGACAAACTTCAGCTCTCTGATGTTTAAGCCGGGGTTCAAACACAACGACATTAAACTGACCGTGTGGAAAAGACTCCACCGAAAAGTCCTTCCAG CTCCGGAGCCGTTGAAGCTGGACCCCCAGACGGCACACCCGATGCTGGTGCTCCGTCACGAGGACACGGCGGTGGCCTGCGAGGCGCCGCTGCGCCGACTGCCTGACAACCCGGAGAGGTTCAGCTACAGCTACTGCGTTCTGGCTAACAGAGGCTTCTCCTCCGGCAAACACTACTGGGAG GTGGAGGTGGGCGACAAACCCAAATGGCGTCTCGGGCTGATCAAGGGAACGACCAATCGTAAGAGCAAGCTGGTGAAGACTCCGGAGAGCGGAGTGTGGTTGATCGGCCTGAAGGACGGGGTTTACGAAGCCTTCGCCTCCCCCAGGGTGGTCCTCCCACTGCTGACTCGCCCTCGCCGGGTCGGCCTGTTTCTCGACTACGAGGGCAGAGGGCTGACCTTCTATAACATCGACAGTCCTGACGAGCTGGGCTTCATCTACAGCTTCAGGCTGGAGGTCCAGGGGAAAGTCTACCCTTTGCTGGATGTGTGCTGGCACGACCGAGGAGACAACAAAGAGCCGTTGGTCCTCCCCCAGCCTCACAGGGAGCACCTCATGCCCTTCAAGCCTTAA
- the LOC137613171 gene encoding E3 ubiquitin-protein ligase TRIM50-like isoform X2 — protein sequence MERRQSLEEQLRCPICLDIFSEPLMLQCGHSYCKCCVRSMTMDLLGQMQCPVCRCAVDGDSPPPNVSLARIIDALQDVSISGGAQPESCPQHHNPLSLYCEDERTVICGLCGSIGAHRGHKITPVSSVYSHMKEDISCLMTEFQHQKRKLEDQICKMANNKSRITNESDVLKWVVRKEFGELRRCLEVEEAGFMQQVETSAAALITSLQNQTEQLNQKLNRLQEAHNTLQDLSNEGHLGFIMKYGSIAPRFREIQDVQQRQETNFSSLMFKPGFKHNDIKLTVWKRLHRKVLPAPEPLKLDPQTAHPMLVLRHEDTAVACEAPLRRLPDNPERFSYSYCVLANRGFSSGKHYWEVEVGDKPKWRLGLIKGTTNRKSKLVKTPESGVWLIGLKDGVYEAFASPRVVLPLLTRPRRVGLFLDYEGRGLTFYNIDSPDELGFIYSFRLEVQGKVYPLLDVCWHDRGDNKEPLVLPQPHREHLMPFKP from the exons atgGAGCGTCGTCAGAGCCTGGAGGAGCAGCTCAGGTGTCCCATCTGTCTGGACATCTTCAGCGAGCCGCTGATGTTACAGTGTGGACATTCCTACTGCAA GTGTTGCGTCCGCTCCATGACGATGGACCTGCTCGGCCAGATGCAGTGCCCCGTGTGTCGCTGTGCCGTGGACGGAGACAGCCCTCCTCCCAACGTCAGTTTGGCTCGAATCATTGATGCTCTGCAG GATGTGAGTATTTCAGGGGGCGCTCAGCCGGAATCGTGTCCTCAGCACCACAACCCACTCAGCCTCTACTGCGAGGACGAACGGACGGTGATCTGCGGCCTCTGTGGAAGCATCGGCGCTCACCGTGGGCACAAAATCACACCTGTGAGCTCCGTCTACAGCCATATGAAG gAGGACATTTCCTGTCTGATGACCGAGTTCCAGCATCAGAAGCGGAAGCTGGAGGATCAGATTTGTAAGATGGCGAACAACAAGTCCAGGATCACT AACGAGTCTGACGTGCTGAAGTGGGTGGTGAGGAAGGAGTTCGGCGAGCTGCGCCGCTgtttggaggtggaggaggcggggTTCATGCAGCAGGTGGAGACGTCCGCCGCGGCGCTCATCACGTCGCTGCAGAACCAGACGGAGCAGCTAAACCAGAAGCTGAACCGGCTACAGGAGGCCCACAACACCCTGCAGGACCTGAGCAACGAGGGGCACCTGGGCTTCATCATG AAGTATGGATCCATCGCGCCAAG gtTCAGGGAAATTCAGGATGTCCAGCAGAGGCAGGAGACAAACTTCAGCTCTCTGATGTTTAAGCCGGGGTTCAAACACAACGACATTAAACTGACCGTGTGGAAAAGACTCCACCGAAAAGTCCTTCCAG CTCCGGAGCCGTTGAAGCTGGACCCCCAGACGGCACACCCGATGCTGGTGCTCCGTCACGAGGACACGGCGGTGGCCTGCGAGGCGCCGCTGCGCCGACTGCCTGACAACCCGGAGAGGTTCAGCTACAGCTACTGCGTTCTGGCTAACAGAGGCTTCTCCTCCGGCAAACACTACTGGGAG GTGGAGGTGGGCGACAAACCCAAATGGCGTCTCGGGCTGATCAAGGGAACGACCAATCGTAAGAGCAAGCTGGTGAAGACTCCGGAGAGCGGAGTGTGGTTGATCGGCCTGAAGGACGGGGTTTACGAAGCCTTCGCCTCCCCCAGGGTGGTCCTCCCACTGCTGACTCGCCCTCGCCGGGTCGGCCTGTTTCTCGACTACGAGGGCAGAGGGCTGACCTTCTATAACATCGACAGTCCTGACGAGCTGGGCTTCATCTACAGCTTCAGGCTGGAGGTCCAGGGGAAAGTCTACCCTTTGCTGGATGTGTGCTGGCACGACCGAGGAGACAACAAAGAGCCGTTGGTCCTCCCCCAGCCTCACAGGGAGCACCTCATGCCCTTCAAGCCTTAA
- the dynlt1b gene encoding dynein light chain Tctex-type 1, whose product MDEFPAEEDTAFDTEEVGRIIKEAVEGAIGGHAYQHSRVPQWSASTVEQCLSQLAKLRKPFKYIVTCIIMQKNGAGLQTASTCFWDNATDGSCTVRWENKSMYCIISVFGLAI is encoded by the exons ATGGACGAGTTCCCGGCTGAGGAGGAC ACCGCGTTCGACACGGAGGAGGTGGGCAGGATCATCAAAGAG GCGGTGGAGGGGGCCATCGGAGGCCACGCCTACCAGCACAGCCGCGTCCCCCAGTGGAGCGCCAGCACGGTGGAGCAGTGCCTCAGCCAGCTCGCCAAACTGAGGAAGCCCTTCAAATACATCG TAACCTGTATCATCATGCAGAAGAACGGGGCCGGTCTGCAAACAGCCAGCACGTGTTTCTGGGACAACGCCACCGACG GAAGCTGCACGGTGCGATGGGAGAACAAGTCCATGTACTGCATCATCAGCGTGTTCGGACTGGCTATTTGA
- the tmem181 gene encoding transmembrane protein 181 isoform X2, translating into MDTDYLENPLVSELKSFCRRVQEAYSELKEDLTPYRDDRFYRLAPMRLYSLSKRHFVLVFVFFLVCFALTVFIGISGPKIISEQETDGEQMLLKNFTVKTGPFSLVSPPLTTYNQQLWLTCVIQAEHSNMGDFKQPLEIDVELKGVMQVAKAHQKSRILHCGAKCDDIIVLHLGYLNYAQYQVIVRFRGLENITYDIKVKFVWKMYNSSFSQVEIWFRFVFVVLTFIVTCLFAHSLRKFSMRDWGIEQKWMSVLLPLLLLYNDPFFPLSFLVNSWFPGTLDAFFQALFLCALLLFWLCVYHGIRVQGERKCLTFYLPKMIIVGLLWVSAVTLGIWQTVNELQDPTYQYKVDITNFQGVKVFFLVVVGVYVFYLIFLVVRACSELKNMPYSDLRLRFLTALTFVVLVISMVILYLRFGSKALQENFVAELSTHYQNSAEFLSFYGLLNFYLYTLAFVYSPSRNALYDSQLKDNPAFSMLNDSDDEVIYGDYDDTPLQNGRAIKATSRYRDESDSD; encoded by the exons ATGGACACGGACTACCTGGAGAACCCGCTGGTCAGCGAGCTCAAGTCCTTCTGCAGGCGGGTCCAGGAGGCCTACAGCGAGCTGAAGGAGGACCTGACGCCCTACCGGGACGATCGCTTTTACAG ACTGGCCCCCATGCGGCTCTACAGCCTCTCCAAAAGACACTTCGTCTTGGTGTTCGTCTTCTTCCTGGTCTGCTTCGCCCTCACGGTCTTCATCGGGATTTCAG GTCCAAAGATAATTTCTGAGCAGGAGACCGATGGCGAACAGATGCTGCTCAAGAACTTCACGGTGAAG ACCGGACCCTTCAGCCTGGtgtccccccccctcaccacctACAACCAGCAGCTCTGGCTCACCTGTGTGATCCAGGCCGAACACAGCAACA tGGGAGACTTCAAGCAGCCGCTGGAGATCGACGTGGAGCTGAAGGGGGTGATGCAGGTCGCCAAGGCGCACCAGAAGTCACGGATTCTGCACTGCGGCGCC aaatgtgatgacatcatcgtgcTCCACCTGGGCTACCTGAACTACGCCCAGTACCAGGTGATCGTCCGCTTCAGAGGCCTGGAGAACATCACCTACGACATCAAAGTCAAGTTTGTG TGGAAAATGTACAACTCCTCTTTCTCACAAGTGGAGATCTGGTTCCGGTTCGTCTTCGTGGTGCTGACCTTCATCGTGACG TGTTTGTTCGCTCACTCGCTCAGGAAGTTCTCCATGAGGGACTGGGGCATCGAGCAGAAGTGGATGTCCGTCCTGCTCCCGCTGCTGCTCCTCTACAACG ACCCGTTCTTCCCGCTGTCGTTCCTGGTGAACAGCTGGTTCCCGGGGACGCTGGACGCCTTCTTCCAGGCTCTGTTCCTGTGCGCCCTGCTGCTGTTCTGGCTCTGCGTTTACCACGGCATCAGGGTCCAG GGCGAGAGGAAGTGTCTGACGTTCTACCTGCCGAAGATGATCATCGTGGGTCTCCTCTGGGTTTCGGCGGTCACGCTGGGAATATGGCAAAC GGTGAACGAGCTCCAGGACCCCACCTATCAGTACAAAGTGGACATCACCAACTTCCAG GGCGTGAAGGTGTTCTTCCTAGTGGTGGTCGGCGTCTACGTCTTCTACCTGATCTTCCTGGTGGTCCGAGCGTGTTCTGAACTCAAGAACATGCCTTACTCAG ATCTGCGGCTCAGGTTCCTGACGGCGCTGACGTTCGTGGTCCTGGTGATCAGTATGGTCATTCTCTACCTGAGGTTCGGCTCCAAGGCGCTCCAGGAGAACTTCGTGGCTGAACTTTCCACTCATTACCAGAACT CAGCTGAGTTCCTGTCCTTCTATGGCCTCCTCAACTTCTACCTGTACACGCTGGCGTTCGTCTACTCCCCCTCCAGGAACGCGCTGTACG ACTCCCAGCTCAAGGACAACCCCGCTTTCTCCATGCTGAACGACTCTGACGACGAAGTCATCTACGG CGACTACGACGACACGCCTCTGCAGAACGGACGCGCCATCAAAGCCACCTCCCGCTACCGCGACGAGAGCGACAGCGACTGA
- the tmem181 gene encoding transmembrane protein 181 isoform X1: MDTDYLENPLVSELKSFCRRVQEAYSELKEDLTPYRDDRFYRLAPMRLYSLSKRHFVLVFVFFLVCFALTVFIGISGPKIISEQETDGEQMLLKNFTVKTGPFSLVSPPLTTYNQQLWLTCVIQAEHSNMGDFKQPLEIDVELKGVMQVAKAHQKSRILHCGAKCDDIIVLHLGYLNYAQYQVIVRFRGLENITYDIKVKFVWKMYNSSFSQVEIWFRFVFVVLTFIVTCLFAHSLRKFSMRDWGIEQKWMSVLLPLLLLYNDPFFPLSFLVNSWFPGTLDAFFQALFLCALLLFWLCVYHGIRVQGERKCLTFYLPKMIIVGLLWVSAVTLGIWQTVNELQDPTYQYKVDITNFQGVKVFFLVVVGVYVFYLIFLVVRACSELKNMPYSDLRLRFLTALTFVVLVISMVILYLRFGSKALQENFVAELSTHYQNSAEFLSFYGLLNFYLYTLAFVYSPSRNALYDSQLKDNPAFSMLNDSDDEVIYGSDYDDTPLQNGRAIKATSRYRDESDSD; encoded by the exons ATGGACACGGACTACCTGGAGAACCCGCTGGTCAGCGAGCTCAAGTCCTTCTGCAGGCGGGTCCAGGAGGCCTACAGCGAGCTGAAGGAGGACCTGACGCCCTACCGGGACGATCGCTTTTACAG ACTGGCCCCCATGCGGCTCTACAGCCTCTCCAAAAGACACTTCGTCTTGGTGTTCGTCTTCTTCCTGGTCTGCTTCGCCCTCACGGTCTTCATCGGGATTTCAG GTCCAAAGATAATTTCTGAGCAGGAGACCGATGGCGAACAGATGCTGCTCAAGAACTTCACGGTGAAG ACCGGACCCTTCAGCCTGGtgtccccccccctcaccacctACAACCAGCAGCTCTGGCTCACCTGTGTGATCCAGGCCGAACACAGCAACA tGGGAGACTTCAAGCAGCCGCTGGAGATCGACGTGGAGCTGAAGGGGGTGATGCAGGTCGCCAAGGCGCACCAGAAGTCACGGATTCTGCACTGCGGCGCC aaatgtgatgacatcatcgtgcTCCACCTGGGCTACCTGAACTACGCCCAGTACCAGGTGATCGTCCGCTTCAGAGGCCTGGAGAACATCACCTACGACATCAAAGTCAAGTTTGTG TGGAAAATGTACAACTCCTCTTTCTCACAAGTGGAGATCTGGTTCCGGTTCGTCTTCGTGGTGCTGACCTTCATCGTGACG TGTTTGTTCGCTCACTCGCTCAGGAAGTTCTCCATGAGGGACTGGGGCATCGAGCAGAAGTGGATGTCCGTCCTGCTCCCGCTGCTGCTCCTCTACAACG ACCCGTTCTTCCCGCTGTCGTTCCTGGTGAACAGCTGGTTCCCGGGGACGCTGGACGCCTTCTTCCAGGCTCTGTTCCTGTGCGCCCTGCTGCTGTTCTGGCTCTGCGTTTACCACGGCATCAGGGTCCAG GGCGAGAGGAAGTGTCTGACGTTCTACCTGCCGAAGATGATCATCGTGGGTCTCCTCTGGGTTTCGGCGGTCACGCTGGGAATATGGCAAAC GGTGAACGAGCTCCAGGACCCCACCTATCAGTACAAAGTGGACATCACCAACTTCCAG GGCGTGAAGGTGTTCTTCCTAGTGGTGGTCGGCGTCTACGTCTTCTACCTGATCTTCCTGGTGGTCCGAGCGTGTTCTGAACTCAAGAACATGCCTTACTCAG ATCTGCGGCTCAGGTTCCTGACGGCGCTGACGTTCGTGGTCCTGGTGATCAGTATGGTCATTCTCTACCTGAGGTTCGGCTCCAAGGCGCTCCAGGAGAACTTCGTGGCTGAACTTTCCACTCATTACCAGAACT CAGCTGAGTTCCTGTCCTTCTATGGCCTCCTCAACTTCTACCTGTACACGCTGGCGTTCGTCTACTCCCCCTCCAGGAACGCGCTGTACG ACTCCCAGCTCAAGGACAACCCCGCTTTCTCCATGCTGAACGACTCTGACGACGAAGTCATCTACGG CAGCGACTACGACGACACGCCTCTGCAGAACGGACGCGCCATCAAAGCCACCTCCCGCTACCGCGACGAGAGCGACAGCGACTGA
- the tmem181 gene encoding transmembrane protein 181 isoform X3: protein MEPLAPMRLYSLSKRHFVLVFVFFLVCFALTVFIGISGPKIISEQETDGEQMLLKNFTVKTGPFSLVSPPLTTYNQQLWLTCVIQAEHSNMGDFKQPLEIDVELKGVMQVAKAHQKSRILHCGAKCDDIIVLHLGYLNYAQYQVIVRFRGLENITYDIKVKFVWKMYNSSFSQVEIWFRFVFVVLTFIVTCLFAHSLRKFSMRDWGIEQKWMSVLLPLLLLYNDPFFPLSFLVNSWFPGTLDAFFQALFLCALLLFWLCVYHGIRVQGERKCLTFYLPKMIIVGLLWVSAVTLGIWQTVNELQDPTYQYKVDITNFQGVKVFFLVVVGVYVFYLIFLVVRACSELKNMPYSDLRLRFLTALTFVVLVISMVILYLRFGSKALQENFVAELSTHYQNSAEFLSFYGLLNFYLYTLAFVYSPSRNALYDSQLKDNPAFSMLNDSDDEVIYGSDYDDTPLQNGRAIKATSRYRDESDSD, encoded by the exons ATGGAGCC ACTGGCCCCCATGCGGCTCTACAGCCTCTCCAAAAGACACTTCGTCTTGGTGTTCGTCTTCTTCCTGGTCTGCTTCGCCCTCACGGTCTTCATCGGGATTTCAG GTCCAAAGATAATTTCTGAGCAGGAGACCGATGGCGAACAGATGCTGCTCAAGAACTTCACGGTGAAG ACCGGACCCTTCAGCCTGGtgtccccccccctcaccacctACAACCAGCAGCTCTGGCTCACCTGTGTGATCCAGGCCGAACACAGCAACA tGGGAGACTTCAAGCAGCCGCTGGAGATCGACGTGGAGCTGAAGGGGGTGATGCAGGTCGCCAAGGCGCACCAGAAGTCACGGATTCTGCACTGCGGCGCC aaatgtgatgacatcatcgtgcTCCACCTGGGCTACCTGAACTACGCCCAGTACCAGGTGATCGTCCGCTTCAGAGGCCTGGAGAACATCACCTACGACATCAAAGTCAAGTTTGTG TGGAAAATGTACAACTCCTCTTTCTCACAAGTGGAGATCTGGTTCCGGTTCGTCTTCGTGGTGCTGACCTTCATCGTGACG TGTTTGTTCGCTCACTCGCTCAGGAAGTTCTCCATGAGGGACTGGGGCATCGAGCAGAAGTGGATGTCCGTCCTGCTCCCGCTGCTGCTCCTCTACAACG ACCCGTTCTTCCCGCTGTCGTTCCTGGTGAACAGCTGGTTCCCGGGGACGCTGGACGCCTTCTTCCAGGCTCTGTTCCTGTGCGCCCTGCTGCTGTTCTGGCTCTGCGTTTACCACGGCATCAGGGTCCAG GGCGAGAGGAAGTGTCTGACGTTCTACCTGCCGAAGATGATCATCGTGGGTCTCCTCTGGGTTTCGGCGGTCACGCTGGGAATATGGCAAAC GGTGAACGAGCTCCAGGACCCCACCTATCAGTACAAAGTGGACATCACCAACTTCCAG GGCGTGAAGGTGTTCTTCCTAGTGGTGGTCGGCGTCTACGTCTTCTACCTGATCTTCCTGGTGGTCCGAGCGTGTTCTGAACTCAAGAACATGCCTTACTCAG ATCTGCGGCTCAGGTTCCTGACGGCGCTGACGTTCGTGGTCCTGGTGATCAGTATGGTCATTCTCTACCTGAGGTTCGGCTCCAAGGCGCTCCAGGAGAACTTCGTGGCTGAACTTTCCACTCATTACCAGAACT CAGCTGAGTTCCTGTCCTTCTATGGCCTCCTCAACTTCTACCTGTACACGCTGGCGTTCGTCTACTCCCCCTCCAGGAACGCGCTGTACG ACTCCCAGCTCAAGGACAACCCCGCTTTCTCCATGCTGAACGACTCTGACGACGAAGTCATCTACGG CAGCGACTACGACGACACGCCTCTGCAGAACGGACGCGCCATCAAAGCCACCTCCCGCTACCGCGACGAGAGCGACAGCGACTGA